The following DNA comes from Streptomyces globosus.
CGGGCAGGTCGCCGGCCAGGCCCTCGTCGCCGCCGGCCGTACCACCGAGGGCGACCGGCCCGTCCATTCACTCCACGCGTACTTCCTGCGCCCCGGCATCCCCGGGGTGCCGATCGTGTACCAGGTGGAGCGGGTCCGGGACGGGCGGTCCTTCACCACCCGGCGCGTCACCGCCGTCCAACAAGGCAAGACGATCTTCAACCTCACCGCTTCCTTCCACCATCCGGAGGAGGGCAGCATCGAGCACCAGCTGCCTCCCCGCCTCGACTTCCCCCACCCGGACACGCTGCCGAAGGTCGCCGACGAGATCCGCGCACACCTCGGCGCACTGCCCGAGGCACTGGAGCGGATGGCCCGCCGCCAGCCCTTCGACATCCGGTACGCGGACCGGCTCCGCTGGACGCCCGAGGAGCTCAAGGGCGCCGATCCGCGCAGCGCGGTGTGGATGCGCGCCGTCGGCCCGCTGGGCGACGACCCGCTGGTGCACACCTGCGCCCTCACCTACGCCAGTGACATGACCCTCCTCGACGCCGTGCGCCTCCCCGTGGAGCCCCTGTGGGGCACCCGCGGCTTCGACATGGCGTCCCTGGACCACGCCATGTGGTTCCACCGGCCCTTCCGCGCGGACGAGTGGTTCCTCTACGACCAGGAGTCGCCGATCGCGCACGGCGGACGCGGCCTGGCCCGCGGCCGCATCTACGACCTGGAGGGCAGGCTGCTGGTCTCCGTCGTCCAGGAAGGGCTCTT
Coding sequences within:
- a CDS encoding acyl-CoA thioesterase, translating into MTNPAERLVDLLDLEQIEVNIFRGASPQESLQRVFGGQVAGQALVAAGRTTEGDRPVHSLHAYFLRPGIPGVPIVYQVERVRDGRSFTTRRVTAVQQGKTIFNLTASFHHPEEGSIEHQLPPRLDFPHPDTLPKVADEIRAHLGALPEALERMARRQPFDIRYADRLRWTPEELKGADPRSAVWMRAVGPLGDDPLVHTCALTYASDMTLLDAVRLPVEPLWGTRGFDMASLDHAMWFHRPFRADEWFLYDQESPIAHGGRGLARGRIYDLEGRLLVSVVQEGLFRPYPSGRPQPAASAEPTPKS